ATACTGGAGAAGGTCCTGGCATTGCAAACACAAATGGCATTGCATGTGCAATCAAACTATGCCTGGCTCAGACGCACGGACTCGCACACAAATCCCACGCTTGCTCCCGCAGACGTACAGGTGCTTTCTCAAGGGGAAGCCCCTCGCAGCTGTGCTTTATGCCTAGCTCCCCTTGCTTGCATTCAGCATGCCTGCTAACACGCACGGTATTTCCTGTCACTTATCAGCTGTCACTACAGGCTGCTCTTATGTTCAGGGCTCCTGCAAGCTAGCAGGAAGGGAGGACACACAGCACGGGGCATCACAGTGCGCTCAACTTGTACACACTTTGACACGCTCAGAGGCACAGACTACGAACTGATTACAGCTAAGACACAGGCCCAGgtctgcagctctgcacagagcaCAAGGTGGTTTTACACCACCAGCAATCACAGCCTCTCCTGCCATAGCAGAACATGACACAGCGCAGGGACCAGCAGGAACCGAGCGAGTTCTGGGGTCCCCGGAGGTATAGGACAGGCTCACCTTAACTCCCTGTGTGCCAGCAGGGCCACAGCTGGGCtggctgggcaggcagcagcggTTGCAGGAGGCGttgctgagaaaaaaagcagaacaggacAGTGCTATACTTGTAAAGCTCCAGCTCGTGAAGCCTGTCCAGGCAACTCACGGTGCCTGCCACAGTTAGCCTGAGGTAAAGCAAATGGTAGTCATCTCCAAAAGAAACATAGGGCGCACAGCGAATCTCGCCCTGCTTTGGGAAAAACGGTGAGGCCAGGAGGCACAAGCCCTGCTGCTGAGTCGTACTCGATGCGCCTGGTGCAGGGCTGTCCTGCCGGTGCTGGTGCAGCTCCAACGGCTCTGAGTCAGATCAGGTTGGCCATGCTGGAGGTGGGAGGAAGTCGCCTGTTAGCAGCAAGACGGCCAGAGATGGTGAAGACACTGATTTCACCTGTCTCCAAGCTTCGAGGAGCAGTTCGGGAGCAGGAGGTGCCGAGCAGatagagcagcagggagaggaggatgGCACTGCCAGCAGCCAGGAGGATAATCCCACTGGTGAACATGCTGGCCAGTGGCTGGACGGGGCTGAGCTGCATGGTTGTGGTGGAGAGGACAGTGAGCACGATGCCACAGATGAGCAGCACCAGGCCgctgagcagcagcaccaggcagTCCGAGAAGCCCCCACTCTTCAGGAGCTCAATCTGATCCCGACTGCGGATGCAGTTCATATCCTGGATGGCCGAACTTAGCAGCTGCTTCAGCAGTACCAGCAGGGCCAGGAGGCAGAGCGTGGTGCCCACAGCCAGCCGCCACTCCCCGGACCGGCTGCTCGTGCTGTACAGCAGAATGATGCCTCCGATCCCGCAGGCCAAGATCAGCACCACTGCCATCCCATAGCACAGGATGGACTTCTTGGGGTCCTGAAACCACCACAGCTCCACATGCTCCTCCAGGATGTTCCTCTGGATGTGGTCAGCATCCGCAGGGGTGCGGGGTGTGCTCAGCTCAGCCAGCTCTGGCATGGTGAGTGGCTGGCTGGGGAGGGCACACAGATGAACCTAGAGCCTTACAGTGAAGGGAAGGGTCAAAGCAGTGGCAGTTGTGaaggcagcagcatttctcaaGCAGGGACGCCTCTGCCTCATTCTTTGGTGCCCAGTGGAGCTCCCTTCTGTGGCAATGCCACCCAGAGAGCTACGGTCTATGTGTTGGGGCTGAGCACTGCCTCCAAGCAGAGTTGCAGAACATGGTG
This region of Rhea pennata isolate bPtePen1 chromosome 8, bPtePen1.pri, whole genome shotgun sequence genomic DNA includes:
- the TMEM125 gene encoding transmembrane protein 125, with protein sequence MPELAELSTPRTPADADHIQRNILEEHVELWWFQDPKKSILCYGMAVVLILACGIGGIILLYSTSSRSGEWRLAVGTTLCLLALLVLLKQLLSSAIQDMNCIRSRDQIELLKSGGFSDCLVLLLSGLVLLICGIVLTVLSTTTMQLSPVQPLASMFTSGIILLAAGSAILLSLLLYLLGTSCSRTAPRSLETGEISVFTISGRLAANRRLPPTSSMANLI